In Planococcus sp. MB-3u-03, the DNA window TTCTTGGCCGGCGTACGAACTGACGACGTGGGAGCAGCCGATCGAAAAGATGGTCGATGAAACGGTAAATTATTTGCTGGGGGAAATCGGCGAATACACAGGCCAGGCGCGGGCTGTCGAAGTAGAAGGAAGCTTTGTGGAAAGGAAAACCACTTAATCAGTGGTTGACTTTCTGAAATAATTAAAATATTCTTGTTCTTAACAACATATTTGCATACGTATTCAAGAAAGCGCTTTATTCTATTTTGAATACGTATGCAAGAAAAAGAAGATGGAGGTTTTCATAATGGTCAAAGTATTGAAAGCAGGTAAATCAGCAGAAGAAGTGAGCGCAAACGATTCGAAAGTTTCACAGATCGTTGCAGAGGCTTTAAAAGATGTGGAAACGCGCGGGGATGCGGCGGTTCGTGAACTGTCCGAGAAATTTGATAAATGGGCGCCTGAATCGTTCCGTTTGTCTGATGCGGAAATCAATGAAATCGTTTCCAAAGTTCCGGGCAGCGTCATCGAAGACATTAAATTCGCACAGAAGAACATCAAAGCGTTCGCGGAAGCACAGTTGGATTCCTTGAATGATATCGAAGTGGAACAGATTCCCGGCGTTATTTTGGGGCATAAAAATATCCCGGTCAACAGCGTCGGCTGCTACATCCCCGGAGGCCGCTACCCGATGGTCGCTTCCGCCCATATGAGCGTCTTGACCGCAAAAGTCGCTGGCGTCAAACGCGTCATCGCGTGCACCCCGCCGATCAATGGGGAAATTCCATATGCAACGATTGCGGCAATGTCCCTTGCTGGAGCGGATGAAATTTACCTGCTTGGTGGCATTCAGGCAATGGGTGCGATGGCGATCGGCACTGAAACGATTGAGGCGGTCGATATGATCGTCGGGCCGGGCAATGCCTTCGTCGCAGAAGCGAAGCGCCAACTTTACGGCCGCGTCGGCATCGACTTGTTCGCAGGGCCGACGGAAACTTTAGTCGTTGCCGATCACACGGCAGATGCGGAAATGGTCGCAACGGACATTCTCGGACAAGGCGAACACGGGCCGACTTCACCAGGCGCATTGATCACGACTTCCGAAGAACTAGCGAATGAAACCGTCAAAGAAATCGAACGTCAATTGGAGACCTTGCCGACAGCGGACGTCGCTCGCGTGTCATGGGAAGATTACGGACAGATTTTGCTCGTTGATTCGATTGAAGAAGCGCGCATCGAAGCAGACCGTCTGGCATTTGAGCACGTCGAGATCCTGACGGAAGATCCGGACTACTTCCTAGAGCACATGACCAATTACGGCTGCTTGTTCCTCGGACCGGAAACGAATGTGGCATACGGCGACAAAGTCATCGGCACGAACCATACCTTGCCGACAAAAGGCGCCGCTCGCTATACCGGCGGATTGTGGGTCGGGAAGTTCATCAAGACCGTCACCTACCAGAAAGTGACGACACCGGAAGCGAGCGCCTATATTGGGGAATATGCCGCGCGCTTATGCCAACTTGAGAATTTCGCAGGGCATGCCGAGCAGGCACTCCTCCGCGTCAGAAGATACGGCAAAAATTAATTTCATTTAGGTGGTAGGGGAGGAAATGTAAATGCTCGGTTTAATAGGCATGTTTGGTGGATTAATTTTACTCATTGTCCTGACGATGCGCGGCATGAACTTGCTGATTGCAGCGCCACTGACGGCATTGTTCGTGGCAGTATTGAACGGATTGCCTTTATTCCCGCAGCTCGCGGGAGAAGGGGCGGCCAATTATTTGACGAATTACATGGATGGCTTCACCGGCTTTATCGCGTCCTGGTATTTGATGTTCCTGACAGGGGCGATTTTCGGGAAAGTGATGGAAGACACGGGCGCTGCCGATAGCGTATCGCGTTGGATTGTTGGCAAGATGGGGATGAAACGCGCTGCACTTGCGGTTGTTCTCGCCTGTGCTGTCCTTACATACGGCGGCGTCAGTTTGTTCGTCGTCGCATTCTCGGTATATCCGATGGCACTCAGTCTCTTTAAACAAGCGAATTTGCCACGACGCTTTATTCCAGCGGCACTCGCTTTTGGCTCGACGACATTCACGATGACGTCTGCCGGATCTCCGGAAATCCAAAACTGGATCCCGATTGAATTCCTCGGCACTTCTCCATACGCCGGCTGGGAAGTCAGTGCAATCGTCGCGGTCTTCATGATGGTCTTCGGTTATTGGTGGCTGACGAAAATGATCAATAAAGCGAAATCAAAAGGTGAAGAGTTCGAGTCGCGCCCGACCGACCCGAACAACGAATCACGCAAGGAGTTGCCGAATCCGCTCCTTAGCATGCTTCCGCTCCTGATTGTCCTTGGCTTCTCGTATATTTTCCATGATTCGCTCGGCACGTCTGCGTTGATCATCGCCTTGACGGGCGGGATCATCTCGACTTGCCTGATCAACATCAAATTCATCCGCAACTTGAGCAAAGCGCTCGGCGACGGCGCGATGGGGGCAGTCATTGCGATCGCCAACACCGCAGCAGTCGTCGGTTTCGGGGGAGTCGTCAAAGCGACGCCATCTTTTGAAGCAGCTGTTGATGTCATGACCGGCATCCCGGGCAGCCCATTGATCGGCGGGGCGCTAGCCGTTGCGG includes these proteins:
- the hisD gene encoding histidinol dehydrogenase gives rise to the protein MVKVLKAGKSAEEVSANDSKVSQIVAEALKDVETRGDAAVRELSEKFDKWAPESFRLSDAEINEIVSKVPGSVIEDIKFAQKNIKAFAEAQLDSLNDIEVEQIPGVILGHKNIPVNSVGCYIPGGRYPMVASAHMSVLTAKVAGVKRVIACTPPINGEIPYATIAAMSLAGADEIYLLGGIQAMGAMAIGTETIEAVDMIVGPGNAFVAEAKRQLYGRVGIDLFAGPTETLVVADHTADAEMVATDILGQGEHGPTSPGALITTSEELANETVKEIERQLETLPTADVARVSWEDYGQILLVDSIEEARIEADRLAFEHVEILTEDPDYFLEHMTNYGCLFLGPETNVAYGDKVIGTNHTLPTKGAARYTGGLWVGKFIKTVTYQKVTTPEASAYIGEYAARLCQLENFAGHAEQALLRVRRYGKN
- a CDS encoding GntP family permease, with protein sequence MLGLIGMFGGLILLIVLTMRGMNLLIAAPLTALFVAVLNGLPLFPQLAGEGAANYLTNYMDGFTGFIASWYLMFLTGAIFGKVMEDTGAADSVSRWIVGKMGMKRAALAVVLACAVLTYGGVSLFVVAFSVYPMALSLFKQANLPRRFIPAALAFGSTTFTMTSAGSPEIQNWIPIEFLGTSPYAGWEVSAIVAVFMMVFGYWWLTKMINKAKSKGEEFESRPTDPNNESRKELPNPLLSMLPLLIVLGFSYIFHDSLGTSALIIALTGGIISTCLINIKFIRNLSKALGDGAMGAVIAIANTAAVVGFGGVVKATPSFEAAVDVMTGIPGSPLIGGALAVAVIAGLTGSSSGGQAIALPLLAPHYLDMGVDPEALHRTVSISSGSLDSLPQGGYVVTTIRSIAGETHRDAYPAFGALSVVVPLLGAVLAVILFSIGL